The following proteins are encoded in a genomic region of Panthera leo isolate Ple1 chromosome F2, P.leo_Ple1_pat1.1, whole genome shotgun sequence:
- the LOC122211276 gene encoding LOW QUALITY PROTEIN: small EDRK-rich factor 1-like (The sequence of the model RefSeq protein was modified relative to this genomic sequence to represent the inferred CDS: inserted 2 bases in 1 codon; substituted 1 base at 1 genomic stop codon): MTHGNQPELALQKIMKKSREIRKGKRXKDSLTMSXESRRTQIMQLKQKATNEKKPMQTRDK, translated from the exons ATGACCCATGGAAATCAACCAGAACTTGCCCTCcagaaaatcatgaagaaatcCCGGGAAATTCGCaagggaaaaag caaggatagCTTGACCATGTCTTAAGAGAGCAGAAGGACTCAGATAATGCAGCTAAAGCAGAAGGCAACTAATGAGAAAAAGCCTATGCAGACAAGAGACAAATGA